Part of the Bacillus cabrialesii genome is shown below.
ACAAAATAAGCAGGGCAGGGAGAACACAATAGTCTCCCATAAACGAAAGCGCCTGCCCGTAAAGCAAGTATTTAGAGTTGGGTTTTAACTGCTTCATACCGGCAGCACATACTTTGCCGTCAGCTTCGCATGCTGCTGAATTGCTTTGATTGATTCAGCCACATCCTGTGAATTGCTGCCTTTCAGTTCAAATGCAGCAATGGAATTGAAGGCTTCAAACAGTGTCAAATCAACTGATGTGCCCGGTGCCGCAGCCTCAAAAGATACGAGTTCGGTATCACCCTTCAAAAGCCCGTCCGGAAGATCGATCGCTTCGATCACCAAATCCGCAGCCGTTTCAGGAATCTGTCCATTTTGTTTGAAATGCTGAGGGTACAAATGGCAGTCAGCGACATAGCAAGGCTCTTGGTCCAATAATCCGTCCGGAAGATCAGCGTCTTTTCCGAAACAGAGGACATCTAATAATAATTGCGCCATATCAAGGCCGAAAACCTTTTTAATATTTGGGATCATATTCCAGCCGGCGAATCTGGCTGCCGACTCTATTAAACCCGGCTCTCTGTTTTTCATTAACTTGATCTCTGTATGTGTTGCGCAATTTTGCAGGCCAAGCCCTTCATTTGCCTTTTTGGCGGCTTCGACAATTTTCTTTTTCGCCTCTTCATCCAGAATGGACGGCGTAATATGTGATGTTTCTGTAAAACCGATTTGCGGCGTTTTGTCATGAATGGCGATCGGGAAATACTCACCGTCCGCCATGATGCCTTCTATGCTGATATAGTCGGAGTAGCCCTCTGTGTGATACCAGTCTCCGTACTCAC
Proteins encoded:
- the bacD gene encoding alanine--anticapsin ligase, which produces MERKTVLVIADLGGCPPHMFYKSAAEKYNLVSFIPRPFAITASHAALIEKYSVAVIKDKDYFQSLADFEHPDSIYWAHEDHDKPEEEVVEQIVKVANMFEADAITTNNELFIAPMAKACERLGLRGAGVQAAENARDKNKMRDAFNKAGVKSIKNKRVTTLEDFRAALAEIGTPLILKPTYLASSIGVTLITDTETAEDEFNRVNDYLKSINVPKAVTFEAPFIAEEFLQGEYGDWYHTEGYSDYISIEGIMADGEYFPIAIHDKTPQIGFTETSHITPSILDEEAKKKIVEAAKKANEGLGLQNCATHTEIKLMKNREPGLIESAARFAGWNMIPNIKKVFGLDMAQLLLDVLCFGKDADLPDGLLDQEPCYVADCHLYPQHFKQNGQIPETAADLVIEAIDLPDGLLKGDTELVSFEAAAPGTSVDLTLFEAFNSIAAFELKGSNSQDVAESIKAIQQHAKLTAKYVLPV